One Herbaspirillum rubrisubalbicans genomic window carries:
- the pilM gene encoding pilus assembly protein PilM, with protein sequence MTGFPLFSDHRSTRLCAGLDITPDRVRLALLRRCGRRAQLLRLTQRLTGGVICTDGQISDFDALLLMCRSLLDDPLCHGAALALALPASALIGRRLVLPAGATPVQRLVQVRAEMAAHGVGADDHALDYLELGPQPASPADTQVLALAAPTLAVEDRLALAAALSRPLATLAPEDLCLAAWLRADQRSGEHAVLRLDRGGNWLLLGAGPGHPLPPQTASGGYLALLARAAPILRPLPRRLLLSGDHPALGAMARAFSKYAGLDAQVATPPSSLMLSPQIAAQIPTDYQLALALAWEGLA encoded by the coding sequence ATGACTGGCTTCCCCCTTTTTTCCGACCACCGCAGCACGCGCCTGTGCGCCGGCCTGGACATCACCCCCGACCGCGTGCGCCTGGCCTTGCTGCGCCGCTGCGGACGGCGCGCCCAACTGCTGCGGCTTACACAACGCCTGACCGGTGGCGTGATCTGTACCGATGGGCAGATCAGCGACTTCGACGCGCTGCTGCTAATGTGCCGTTCGCTGCTGGACGATCCGCTCTGCCACGGCGCGGCCCTGGCGCTGGCCTTGCCGGCCAGCGCCCTCATCGGTCGGCGCCTGGTGCTGCCGGCCGGCGCCACGCCCGTACAAAGGCTGGTGCAAGTACGCGCCGAAATGGCGGCGCACGGCGTGGGTGCGGATGATCATGCGCTGGATTACCTGGAACTCGGCCCGCAACCCGCCTCGCCCGCCGATACTCAGGTGCTGGCCCTGGCCGCCCCCACGCTGGCTGTCGAAGACCGGCTGGCGCTGGCTGCGGCGCTGAGCCGGCCGCTGGCCACGCTGGCGCCGGAAGACCTGTGCCTGGCAGCGTGGCTGCGTGCCGACCAGCGCAGTGGAGAACATGCCGTGCTGCGCCTGGATCGCGGCGGCAACTGGCTGCTGCTGGGTGCCGGCCCCGGCCATCCCCTGCCGCCGCAGACCGCCTCGGGCGGATACCTGGCCCTGCTGGCCCGCGCCGCGCCGATCCTGCGGCCCCTGCCGCGACGGCTGCTGTTGAGCGGCGATCATCCAGCGCTGGGGGCCATGGCGCGTGCCTTCAGCAAGTATGCCGGGCTGGATGCACAAGTGGCCACCCCGCCCAGCTCGCTGATGCTCTCGCCCCAGATCGCCGCGCAGATTCCCACCGACTACCAACTGGCGCTGGCCCTGGCCTGGGAGGGATTGGCATGA
- the pilO gene encoding type 4a pilus biogenesis protein PilO → MKTTPLHTHPAHWPLPARLALGLLTIALCALSGLLLAVDELDDQRQAARQQQQDLRAQYQAALTQVAQQATLQSRQNALELQLAEHQNQLWPPDQLQAELLQAKLARRANECGLTLESFKPLSGKLGAAIVLRGSHAGMLRFIELVSSAPLPVLFESLDISAVEHHGRAMLQMNASVSAPAASPATTAHPIQEPRS, encoded by the coding sequence ATGAAGACCACCCCTTTGCATACCCATCCCGCTCACTGGCCGCTGCCCGCACGCCTGGCGCTGGGGCTGCTGACCATCGCCCTGTGCGCACTCAGCGGCCTGTTATTGGCGGTCGATGAGCTGGACGACCAGCGCCAGGCGGCACGCCAGCAACAACAGGACTTGCGTGCGCAATACCAGGCGGCACTGACGCAGGTGGCGCAGCAGGCCACGCTGCAATCGCGCCAGAACGCGCTGGAGCTGCAACTGGCCGAGCATCAGAACCAGCTCTGGCCACCGGACCAACTGCAAGCCGAACTGCTGCAGGCCAAGCTGGCGCGCAGGGCCAACGAATGTGGACTGACGCTGGAATCCTTCAAACCCCTGAGCGGCAAGCTGGGGGCGGCCATCGTGCTGCGCGGCAGTCATGCCGGGATGCTGCGTTTCATCGAACTGGTCAGCAGCGCGCCACTGCCGGTGCTGTTCGAAAGCCTGGACATCAGCGCGGTCGAGCATCACGGCCGGGCCATGCTGCAGATGAACGCCAGTGTCAGCGCACCCGCCGCCAGCCCTGCGACTACCGCCCACCCCATCCAGGAGCCCAGGTCATGA
- a CDS encoding type IV pilus secretin PilQ, translating to MKILLLMLAALLTQSASAENRLHAIDLHHRPDGVTLELRLLHPVDAALVGNFQLIDPPQLVLDLPRTTAAAHLARSIAGSGLLKRILLASDDERLRLQLQLKQAVIHRLRTEGDSLLVDLELRPAADPAELHAIELQRGPLGEARMTVELGSSSHTVQVRQLGRRLIADIAGASLPPALRRQVEVGRFATPLTHYSAYPHEGGVRLVLEAQGQWRYQAYQSGQRLMIDVLPVLAGSTSPGLQDGKTYAGDRLSLNFQNIDVRTALQVLADFSGVNLVASDAVTGQLSLRLKDLPWDQALDMILQARGLEMRRSGEVLWIAPREEMLARERQELEQKAMIADLEPLHAESFQLNYQRADTLRKALGIGEDGNTQANRRNSLLSRRGSAMIDSHTNQLLVTDTLAVLANVRKLIERIDVASRQVLIEARIVEADDSFARNLGVKLGLAVTTRGSALGNSYAAVGEQSGQGSPSSQNPQAAPTGQAPAGPTLRDPALNLRAEALSGATPGSFAFTLFNAAAQRFLNVELSALEADGRGKIVSSPRLVTADQQTALIEQGEEIPYQQAAGNGTTSTAFKKANLKLEVTPQITPDGNVILDVDVNKDSRGSVTPGGLAINTKHIKTKVQVEDGGTVVIGGIYTQTDNDQETRVPLLGEIPVLGALFRSQSKVRDKTELLIFLTPRIVATPRPY from the coding sequence ATGAAGATCCTGCTGCTGATGCTGGCTGCCCTGCTGACCCAGAGTGCCAGCGCCGAAAACCGCCTGCACGCCATCGACCTGCACCACCGCCCAGATGGCGTCACCCTGGAACTGCGACTGCTGCATCCGGTCGATGCGGCGCTGGTGGGCAACTTCCAGTTGATCGATCCGCCGCAACTGGTGCTGGATCTGCCCCGGACCACCGCGGCTGCACATCTGGCGCGCAGCATTGCCGGCAGCGGCCTGCTCAAGCGCATCCTGCTGGCCTCCGACGACGAACGCCTGCGCCTGCAGTTACAACTGAAGCAGGCCGTCATCCATCGCCTGCGCACCGAGGGTGACAGCTTGCTGGTGGACCTGGAACTGCGCCCCGCGGCTGATCCAGCTGAACTACACGCCATCGAGTTGCAGCGCGGGCCGCTAGGCGAAGCGCGGATGACAGTGGAACTGGGCAGCAGCAGCCATACCGTGCAGGTCCGCCAACTGGGCCGCCGCCTGATTGCCGATATCGCCGGTGCCAGCCTGCCGCCCGCGCTGCGGCGACAGGTGGAGGTCGGTCGCTTCGCCACGCCGCTCACGCACTACAGCGCCTACCCCCACGAAGGCGGCGTGCGCCTGGTGCTGGAGGCGCAAGGCCAATGGCGCTACCAGGCCTACCAGAGCGGACAGCGCTTGATGATCGATGTGCTGCCGGTGCTCGCCGGCAGCACATCGCCAGGATTGCAGGACGGCAAGACCTATGCCGGCGACCGGCTGTCGCTGAACTTCCAGAATATCGACGTGCGCACTGCCTTGCAGGTGCTGGCCGACTTCAGCGGCGTCAACCTGGTGGCCAGTGACGCGGTCACCGGCCAGTTGAGCCTGCGCCTGAAAGACCTGCCCTGGGACCAGGCGCTGGACATGATCCTGCAGGCGCGGGGCCTGGAGATGCGACGCAGCGGCGAGGTGCTGTGGATCGCCCCGCGCGAGGAAATGCTGGCGCGCGAACGCCAGGAGCTGGAGCAGAAGGCCATGATCGCCGACCTCGAACCGCTGCACGCCGAAAGCTTCCAGCTCAACTACCAGCGCGCCGATACCTTGCGCAAGGCGCTGGGCATCGGCGAAGACGGCAACACCCAGGCCAATCGCCGCAACAGCCTGCTGTCACGCCGCGGCAGTGCCATGATCGACAGCCACACCAACCAGTTGCTGGTGACCGATACCCTGGCCGTGCTGGCCAACGTGCGCAAGCTCATCGAGCGCATCGACGTGGCTTCGCGCCAGGTGCTCATCGAAGCGCGCATCGTCGAGGCCGATGACAGCTTCGCCCGCAACCTGGGCGTCAAGCTGGGCCTGGCAGTGACCACACGCGGCTCCGCGCTGGGCAATAGCTATGCGGCCGTCGGCGAGCAAAGCGGCCAAGGCAGCCCGAGCAGCCAGAACCCACAGGCCGCTCCGACCGGCCAGGCTCCTGCTGGCCCCACCCTGCGCGATCCAGCCCTGAACCTGCGCGCCGAAGCCCTCAGCGGCGCCACCCCGGGCAGCTTCGCCTTCACCCTCTTCAATGCTGCCGCCCAGCGCTTCCTCAACGTCGAACTGTCGGCGCTGGAAGCCGATGGGCGCGGCAAGATCGTCTCCAGCCCGCGCCTGGTCACGGCCGACCAGCAGACCGCCCTGATCGAGCAGGGCGAAGAAATTCCCTACCAGCAAGCCGCCGGCAACGGCACCACCTCGACCGCCTTCAAGAAGGCCAACCTGAAACTGGAAGTCACGCCCCAGATCACCCCGGACGGTAATGTGATCCTGGACGTGGACGTCAACAAGGACAGCCGCGGCAGCGTCACGCCGGGCGGCCTGGCGATCAATACCAAGCACATCAAGACCAAGGTCCAGGTGGAAGACGGCGGCACGGTAGTCATCGGCGGCATCTATACCCAGACCGACAACGACCAGGAAACCCGGGTACCGCTGCTGGGCGAGATCCCGGTGCTGGGAGCGCTGTTTCGCAGCCAGAGCAAGGTGCGCGACAAGACCGAATTGCTGATTTTCCTCACGCCCCGCATCGTCGCCACGCCGCGCCCGTATTGA
- the aroKB gene encoding bifunctional shikimate kinase/3-dehydroquinate synthase AroKB produces the protein MTGSIFLVGLMGAGKTTIGRALAKKLNKRFIDSDHEIEARTGATIPVIFEIEGEENFRRREAEVIRELAALPDIVLATGGGAVLRAENRENLKKGGTVVYLRASINQILQRTGRDKNRPLLQIADPRRKLEELSRQRDPLYREVADFVVETNRPNVQFLVQTIISHLELSPKQEDWLVSPEPDETVVLETSSAVLTQAADGSSTVSHHHSTQIFHGAASAQSEPHRMNQNHASSAAPLALQVELGERSYPIHIGHGLLDDAKLLPQYVKGKRVAIVTNDKVGPLYLDKVGNALRAAGKQVTEIVLPDGEEEKNWASLMKIFDRLLADKCDRKTTLIALGGGVIGDLTGFAAASYMRGVPFVQVPTTLLSQVDSSVGGKTGINHPLGKNMIGAFYQPQAVIADTATLHTLPPRELAAGIAEVIKHGAIIDAPFFDWIETNMARLVSKDDAALAYAIQRSCEIKAEVVRQDEREGGLRAILNFGHTFGHAIENGLGYGQWLHGEAVGCGMVMAADLSQRLGYIDHATRERIRAVTAAAGLPTVAPNLGTERWLDLMEVDKKNEGGAIKFILIKPLGSPLITNAPQDLLLQTLAACTGE, from the coding sequence ATGACTGGAAGCATCTTCCTTGTCGGCCTGATGGGAGCCGGCAAGACCACCATAGGCCGGGCCCTGGCCAAAAAGCTGAACAAGCGCTTCATCGATTCGGATCACGAAATCGAGGCGCGGACCGGTGCCACCATCCCGGTGATCTTCGAGATCGAGGGCGAGGAGAACTTCCGCCGCCGCGAAGCCGAGGTGATCCGCGAACTGGCGGCCCTGCCCGACATCGTGCTGGCCACCGGCGGCGGCGCGGTCCTGCGCGCCGAGAACCGCGAAAACCTCAAGAAGGGCGGCACCGTCGTCTACCTGCGCGCCAGCATCAACCAGATCCTGCAGCGCACCGGACGCGACAAGAACCGCCCGCTGCTGCAGATCGCCGACCCGCGTCGCAAGCTGGAAGAACTCTCGCGCCAGCGCGACCCGCTGTACCGCGAGGTAGCCGATTTCGTGGTCGAAACCAACCGTCCCAATGTGCAATTCCTGGTGCAGACCATCATCAGCCATCTGGAACTGTCACCCAAGCAAGAGGACTGGCTGGTCAGCCCGGAACCTGACGAAACCGTCGTATTGGAAACCAGCAGCGCCGTGCTCACCCAGGCCGCCGACGGTTCCAGCACGGTGTCACACCATCACTCCACCCAGATCTTCCATGGCGCTGCCAGCGCCCAATCCGAGCCTCATCGCATGAACCAGAACCACGCCTCCAGCGCCGCTCCCCTCGCCCTGCAAGTCGAACTGGGCGAACGCAGCTACCCCATCCATATCGGCCATGGCCTGCTGGACGATGCCAAGCTGCTGCCGCAGTACGTCAAGGGCAAGCGCGTCGCCATCGTCACCAACGACAAGGTCGGCCCGCTCTACCTGGACAAGGTCGGCAATGCCCTGCGCGCGGCCGGCAAGCAGGTCACCGAGATCGTGCTGCCCGATGGCGAGGAAGAAAAGAACTGGGCCAGCCTGATGAAGATCTTCGATCGCCTGCTGGCCGACAAGTGTGATCGCAAGACTACCCTCATCGCCCTCGGTGGCGGCGTGATCGGCGACCTGACCGGCTTTGCGGCAGCTTCCTACATGCGTGGCGTGCCCTTCGTGCAAGTGCCTACCACGCTGCTGTCGCAAGTGGATTCGTCGGTCGGCGGCAAGACCGGCATCAACCACCCGCTGGGCAAGAACATGATCGGTGCCTTCTACCAGCCGCAGGCCGTCATCGCCGATACCGCCACGCTGCACACCCTGCCGCCGCGCGAACTGGCGGCTGGCATTGCCGAAGTCATCAAGCACGGCGCCATCATCGATGCGCCCTTCTTCGACTGGATTGAAACCAATATGGCGCGCCTGGTCTCCAAGGATGACGCCGCCCTGGCCTATGCCATCCAGCGTTCCTGCGAGATCAAGGCCGAGGTGGTGCGCCAGGATGAACGCGAAGGCGGCCTGCGCGCCATCCTCAACTTCGGCCACACATTTGGCCATGCGATTGAGAATGGCCTCGGCTACGGCCAGTGGCTGCATGGCGAAGCGGTCGGTTGCGGCATGGTGATGGCGGCCGACCTGTCGCAGCGCCTGGGCTATATCGACCACGCCACGCGCGAGCGCATCCGCGCCGTGACCGCTGCCGCCGGCCTGCCGACGGTGGCCCCGAACCTGGGCACTGAGCGCTGGCTGGACCTGATGGAAGTGGACAAGAAGAATGAAGGCGGCGCGATCAAGTTCATCCTGATCAAGCCGCTGGGCAGTCCCCTGATCACCAACGCGCCGCAGGACTTGCTCTTGCAAACCCTGGCGGCCTGCACCGGAGAATAA
- a CDS encoding deoxyguanosinetriphosphate triphosphohydrolase, with protein sequence MHTEAPDHLAPYAAHSASSRGRRYSETPPGSRSEFQRDRDRIVHSTAFRRLEYKTQVFVNHEGDLFRTRLTHSIEVAQIARSCARNLQLNEDLVEAISLAHDLGHTPFGHAGQDELNHCMKHHGGFEHNLQSLRVVDELEQHYGAFDGLNLTFETREGILKHCSLHNARQLGEIGVRFLERKQPSLEAQLANLADEIAYNNHDIDDGLRSGLLTMELMSEVDFFGRHLREVTQAYPGITGRRVIHETVRRMINALIVDLIQTSRAHIAEIAPRDIEEVRNAPPLIAFSNAMASEAAELKKFLREKLYRHYQVNRMTAKARRIIAEMFQAFMGQPNLLPPDYQVKGIADDTQRLDKQARKVADYIAGMTDRYAIREHRRLFVME encoded by the coding sequence ATGCACACTGAAGCGCCCGACCACCTCGCCCCCTATGCCGCCCACTCGGCAAGTTCGCGGGGCCGGCGCTACAGTGAGACCCCGCCCGGATCGCGCAGCGAGTTCCAGCGCGACCGTGACCGCATCGTCCATTCCACCGCTTTTCGTCGCCTCGAATACAAGACGCAAGTCTTCGTCAATCATGAAGGCGACCTGTTCCGTACCCGCCTGACCCACAGCATCGAAGTCGCACAGATCGCCCGCTCCTGCGCACGCAACCTGCAACTGAACGAAGACCTGGTGGAAGCCATCTCGCTGGCCCACGACCTCGGCCACACGCCTTTCGGCCACGCCGGCCAGGATGAGCTGAACCACTGCATGAAGCATCACGGCGGTTTCGAACACAACCTGCAAAGCCTGCGCGTAGTCGATGAGCTGGAGCAGCACTATGGCGCCTTCGATGGTCTGAACCTCACCTTCGAGACACGCGAAGGCATACTCAAGCACTGCTCGCTGCACAACGCCCGTCAGTTGGGCGAGATCGGCGTGCGCTTCCTGGAAAGGAAGCAACCTTCACTGGAAGCGCAGCTGGCCAACCTGGCCGATGAAATCGCCTACAACAACCATGACATCGACGATGGCCTACGTTCGGGCTTACTGACGATGGAATTGATGAGCGAAGTCGATTTCTTCGGACGCCATCTGCGCGAGGTGACGCAAGCCTATCCCGGCATCACCGGGCGCCGCGTGATCCATGAGACGGTACGCCGCATGATCAATGCCCTGATCGTCGATCTGATCCAGACCTCGCGCGCCCACATTGCCGAGATCGCCCCGCGCGACATCGAAGAAGTGCGCAATGCGCCGCCATTGATCGCCTTTTCCAATGCGATGGCCAGCGAAGCGGCGGAGCTCAAGAAATTCCTGCGCGAAAAGCTCTACCGTCACTACCAGGTCAATCGCATGACCGCCAAGGCGCGCCGCATCATCGCCGAGATGTTCCAAGCCTTCATGGGACAACCCAACCTCTTGCCACCGGACTACCAGGTCAAGGGCATCGCCGACGATACCCAGCGCCTGGACAAGCAGGCGCGCAAGGTAGCCGACTACATCGCCGGCATGACCGACCGCTATGCCATCCGTGAACACCGCCGTCTGTTCGTGATGGAATGA
- a CDS encoding DUF5610 domain-containing protein, which produces MAIGNTSGVDTKSLLPSTTTSTSNSNATGDTDKLPANTADAAGGDKIADARKANLLTVSGAKTQFNLSIVQSSLEVSLQTQNDPLSLVYKTAIENINDILRPQLGDNAVQAASSQDNSPEATAGRIVSFITNMFELYKKNNPDKEDASNVDDYMNLIFKGVDQGFKEARGILESLQVLQGDIASNIDKTYDLVQKSLNDFINKVKGGKPEGGDGEGSTDNGDGQGGTLVASETTVSISVSVSQTRISTTA; this is translated from the coding sequence ATGGCCATTGGCAACACCAGCGGTGTGGACACCAAGTCCCTGCTGCCCAGCACCACCACTTCCACCAGCAATTCCAACGCCACCGGCGACACCGACAAGCTGCCCGCCAACACCGCCGATGCCGCAGGCGGCGACAAGATCGCCGACGCCCGCAAGGCCAATCTGCTCACCGTGAGCGGCGCCAAGACACAGTTCAACCTATCCATCGTGCAATCCTCGCTGGAAGTGTCGCTGCAGACCCAGAACGACCCGCTGTCGCTGGTCTACAAGACCGCCATAGAAAACATCAACGACATCCTGCGCCCGCAACTGGGCGACAACGCCGTACAGGCGGCTTCTTCTCAGGACAACTCGCCCGAAGCGACGGCTGGTCGCATCGTTTCCTTCATCACCAACATGTTCGAGCTGTACAAGAAGAACAACCCGGACAAGGAAGACGCCAGCAACGTCGATGACTACATGAACCTCATCTTCAAGGGCGTCGACCAAGGCTTCAAGGAGGCACGTGGCATCCTGGAAAGCCTGCAGGTCCTGCAAGGCGATATCGCCAGCAACATCGACAAGACCTATGACCTGGTACAGAAGTCGCTCAACGACTTCATCAACAAGGTCAAAGGTGGCAAGCCGGAAGGTGGCGATGGCGAGGGCAGCACTGATAACGGTGATGGCCAGGGCGGCACGCTGGTGGCCAGCGAGACAACGGTGAGCATTTCGGTGTCGGTGAGTCAGACGCGGATCAGTACCACTGCGTGA
- a CDS encoding Tex family protein, whose translation MLPSIEQRLALELAAKPVQVAAAIALLDEGATVPFIARYRKEVTGGLDDVQLRLLEERLRYLRELESRRAAIIASIEEQGKMTPVLLDAITHAEDKTRLEDLYLPYKPKRRTKAQIAAEAGLTELADALLNDPSLNPEEEAAKFIKPAFTTDNGDNPGVPDTKAALDGARQILMERFSEDAELLQSLREYITEHGVVESKVVEGKQDAGEKFADYFDYSETYSTIPSHRALALFRGRREEMLNVVLRLDTEEEKPKWDAPHNPCEGRIASRFGVSNKGRPADKWLSDTVRWAWRVKVFMHLETELMTNLREKAEAEAINVFARNLKDLLLAAPAGPRATMGLDPGLRTGVKVAIVDATGKVVATDTIYPHQPRNDWNGSLHTLSQLAEKHNVSLISIGNGTASRETDKLAQDLIKLRPELKLTKIVVSEAGASVYSASEFASKELPDLDVSLRGAVSIARRLQDPLAELVKIDPKSIGVGQYQHDVSQSQLARSLDAVVEDCVNAVGVDVNTASAPLLARVSGLNASVAQSIVSYRDMKGMFNSRAALREVPRLGDKTFEQAAGFLRVMNGENPLDASAVHPESYPLVEKILADIKKDVKSVLGQTSLLKGLSPAKYADEKFGVPTVTDILKELDKPGRDPRPEFTTATFKDGVEEIKDLRVDMILEGVVTNVAAFGAFVDIGVHQDGLVHISALSNSYVKDPHTVVKAGQVVKVKVLEVDEKRKRIALTMRLNDTAPAPGARNEQRGDRTDSRRLSQHQNQRGREQAPANNAMAAAFAKLKG comes from the coding sequence ATGCTGCCTTCTATCGAACAACGACTCGCCCTTGAACTCGCCGCCAAGCCGGTTCAGGTCGCTGCCGCCATCGCCTTGCTGGACGAAGGTGCCACCGTTCCCTTCATCGCCCGCTACCGCAAGGAAGTCACCGGCGGCCTGGACGATGTCCAACTGCGTCTGCTGGAAGAACGCCTGCGTTACCTGCGCGAGCTGGAAAGCCGCCGCGCCGCGATCATCGCCTCCATCGAAGAGCAGGGCAAGATGACGCCCGTGCTGCTGGACGCCATCACCCACGCGGAAGACAAGACCCGCCTGGAAGACCTCTACTTGCCCTACAAGCCCAAGCGCCGTACCAAGGCCCAGATCGCCGCCGAAGCCGGTCTGACCGAACTGGCCGATGCGCTCCTGAATGACCCGAGCCTGAACCCGGAAGAGGAAGCGGCCAAGTTCATCAAGCCTGCCTTCACCACCGACAATGGCGACAATCCCGGCGTGCCCGATACCAAGGCCGCTCTGGATGGCGCACGCCAGATCCTGATGGAGCGTTTCTCGGAAGATGCCGAACTGCTGCAAAGCCTGCGCGAATACATCACCGAGCATGGCGTGGTCGAATCCAAGGTGGTCGAGGGCAAGCAGGATGCCGGTGAAAAATTCGCCGACTACTTCGATTACTCCGAAACCTATTCCACCATTCCCTCGCACCGTGCGCTGGCGCTGTTCCGTGGCCGTCGCGAAGAAATGTTGAACGTGGTGCTGCGCCTGGATACCGAAGAAGAAAAACCGAAGTGGGATGCTCCACACAATCCCTGCGAAGGTCGCATTGCTTCACGTTTTGGCGTCTCCAACAAGGGCCGTCCGGCCGACAAGTGGCTCTCCGACACGGTACGCTGGGCCTGGCGCGTGAAAGTCTTCATGCACCTGGAAACCGAGCTGATGACCAACCTGCGCGAGAAAGCCGAGGCCGAGGCCATCAACGTCTTCGCCCGCAACCTGAAGGACCTGCTGCTGGCCGCGCCGGCCGGCCCGCGCGCCACCATGGGTCTGGACCCGGGCCTGCGTACCGGTGTGAAGGTCGCTATCGTGGACGCCACCGGCAAGGTCGTGGCCACCGACACCATCTATCCGCACCAGCCGCGCAATGACTGGAACGGTTCGCTGCACACCCTGTCGCAACTGGCTGAGAAGCACAATGTCTCGCTGATCTCGATTGGCAACGGCACCGCCTCGCGTGAAACCGACAAGCTGGCGCAGGATCTCATCAAGCTGCGCCCGGAACTGAAGCTCACCAAGATCGTGGTTTCCGAAGCGGGTGCATCGGTGTATTCGGCATCCGAATTCGCCTCCAAGGAATTGCCGGATCTGGATGTGTCGCTGCGTGGCGCCGTCTCGATTGCGCGCCGCCTGCAGGATCCGCTGGCCGAACTGGTCAAGATCGATCCCAAGTCGATTGGCGTGGGCCAGTACCAGCACGATGTGAGCCAGTCCCAATTGGCGCGCTCGCTGGATGCCGTGGTCGAGGACTGCGTCAACGCGGTTGGAGTCGATGTGAACACTGCTTCAGCTCCGCTGCTGGCACGCGTCTCGGGGCTCAATGCCAGCGTAGCGCAGAGTATCGTGTCCTACCGGGATATGAAGGGTATGTTCAATTCTCGTGCAGCGCTGCGCGAGGTGCCGCGCCTGGGTGACAAGACCTTCGAACAGGCCGCCGGCTTCCTGCGCGTGATGAATGGCGAGAACCCGCTGGATGCTTCGGCGGTCCACCCGGAATCCTATCCGCTGGTGGAAAAGATCCTGGCCGACATCAAGAAGGATGTGAAGAGCGTGCTGGGTCAGACCTCGTTGTTGAAGGGCCTGTCGCCGGCCAAGTATGCCGATGAGAAATTCGGCGTGCCCACCGTGACCGACATCCTGAAGGAACTCGACAAGCCGGGTCGCGACCCGCGTCCTGAATTCACCACCGCCACCTTCAAGGACGGCGTGGAAGAGATCAAGGATTTGCGCGTGGACATGATCCTGGAAGGCGTGGTCACCAACGTGGCGGCCTTCGGTGCCTTCGTCGATATCGGCGTGCATCAGGATGGCCTGGTCCACATCTCGGCGCTGTCCAACAGCTACGTGAAGGATCCGCATACCGTGGTCAAGGCGGGCCAGGTGGTCAAGGTCAAGGTGCTGGAAGTGGACGAGAAGCGCAAGCGCATCGCCCTGACCATGCGTCTGAACGACACTGCGCCGGCTCCGGGTGCGCGCAACGAACAGCGCGGCGACCGCACCGATTCGCGTCGCCTGTCGCAGCACCAGAACCAGCGCGGCCGCGAGCAGGCGCCGGCCAACAATGCGATGGCGGCGGCGTTTGCCAAGTTGAAGGGCTGA
- the pth gene encoding aminoacyl-tRNA hydrolase — MSIRLIVGLGNPGPEYEQTRHNAGFWLVDNLAGPVRLTREQRFNALAGKTSIAGNEVWLLEPQTYMNRSGQSVGALARFFKINPDEVLVVHDELDLPPGAAKIKKGGSSGGHNGLKDITAALGTQDYWRLRLGIGHPRTLGLQQPVADFVLHRPRKEEQNLINEALDKSLNVIPLLVQGKFEQAMMELHTGK, encoded by the coding sequence ATGTCCATCCGTCTCATCGTCGGTCTCGGCAACCCCGGTCCCGAATACGAACAAACCCGCCACAACGCCGGCTTCTGGCTGGTCGACAACCTCGCCGGTCCGGTACGCCTGACACGCGAGCAGCGCTTCAATGCCTTGGCCGGCAAGACCAGCATCGCCGGCAATGAAGTGTGGCTCTTGGAACCACAGACCTACATGAACCGCTCTGGCCAGTCGGTGGGGGCACTGGCGCGTTTCTTCAAGATCAATCCCGATGAAGTGCTGGTGGTACACGACGAACTGGACCTGCCGCCGGGCGCGGCCAAGATCAAGAAAGGCGGTTCCTCGGGCGGACACAATGGCTTGAAGGACATCACCGCCGCCCTCGGCACCCAGGACTACTGGCGCCTGCGCCTGGGCATCGGCCACCCGCGCACGCTGGGCTTGCAGCAGCCGGTGGCCGACTTCGTGCTGCATCGGCCGCGCAAGGAAGAACAGAACCTGATCAACGAAGCGCTGGACAAGAGCCTCAACGTCATTCCCCTGCTGGTGCAGGGCAAGTTCGAACAGGCCATGATGGAATTGCATACCGGGAAGTAA